A stretch of Plodia interpunctella isolate USDA-ARS_2022_Savannah chromosome 15, ilPloInte3.2, whole genome shotgun sequence DNA encodes these proteins:
- the LOC128675740 gene encoding fibrillin-2-like isoform X3 translates to MFLFLDGSRLPPIVSNIIKLGDGSKMILRWLLLTLAVAAVSGDPYYRASTPRTRHWPRMRDDRAISQFVGPHVCRSRNSTHCCPGWTSRPNSLLCVVPLCRTDCGSPGACIGPNMCRCPGGVEAPSCNPNGYPYMNARTRGGCRRICMNGGTCTNGTCACAPGWSGEFCTEPICREPCLHGGRCIAPDRCVCFHGLSGTRCEIDRRTGPCYTDTRGALCTGALEGVMCTKGLCCATVGVAWGHPCERCGELDCPVGHIRNLATKECQDIDECAAVPGLCSGGRCVNSIGSFSCECPPGQRRHHISNNCEDVDECEDPDICPNGKCVNTDGDYYCHCDPHFIPSPDKKFCIDGRVRTCYSYLSETGECADALTMPLSNRDCCCGYNMGRAWGDMCTPCPPRGSTEWSHLCGGGIIPNIWKRNQTNGGGGGGTGGGGLDYDDLTGGEQPPPKLAKINECMLRSGICNLGDCVDKDIGYECNCWPGAEKTENDGNPSCIDIDECALEYCKGGHCVNTPGSFECKCPPGYDPVEGGQRCSDQNECEMTHGGMCTNGECKSYGNRYECVCNPGFESTHTGNACQDVDECRDNPNVCRHGHCRNTPGSYECQCDVGFETTAGGYCVDIDECSDRSLCKGGRCVNNEGSFQCVCEAGYRPTPERGACVDVDECAEHPDLCRNGRCHNTPGSFKCECSAGFTLSNDGRTCLDEIQDLCYEKYEDGHCSGPGSTPVTRSQCCCSSSKGLHLGWGVSCKECPRHGTKEYEVLCPSGPSKDNGGADINECTMIPGICQHGTCENLEPGYKCICDPGYHSDGDNICRDIDECDMYQSHCTGGQCRNTMGSFTCVCPPGTRFEPDEQICRDIDECEELTNPCDNGRCINTHGSYECECEHGFVLDATAQHCLDNRRGSCWRRVVDGQCEAASPLPLLRQECCCSVGLAWGSPCETCEPEHCPCEKGFAKFDGATCRDVDECKLDPDLCIGGKCVNTDGSYHCECPHGLTLDSTGNRCMDTRVEYCYTDYIGGRCVNPLREVHKTVCCCSALGKAWGDSRCEPCPKKGTDSYRNLCMNTDTVLGPSGPGDSRPYGKNDNMTDLFKDLEFPPTSIDGYPHRPGGGNMNDSFWNSVDGNFIPGHVDVNECSAFPGLCGHGRCRNLMGSFTCDCYRGYEKGPKNHSCVDVNECEIIDDVCGSGECRNTEGSFTCHCHPGHKSSELSKVCVDIDECEETPSLCRGGRCVNTPGSFRCECGAGMELAPDRLSCKDVDECSITSGICSNGACENLMGTYQCVCDEGYAQSTVKSHCEDIDECSEDSTRCQHECINTPGSYHCTCRDGWHLRADGRTCRDVDECAGGARVCGGGECRNTPGSYRCTCGDGLLPSDGGKPTCQDVDECADIPDLCGAGECHNTIGSFVCMCPDGYSVKPEQGPACTDDDECELGTCDCHPAADCINLPGSFQCRCRDGWRGDGSECEDVDECLTNNGGCHPRATCRNTDGSFMCLCDTGYKGDGYSCVDIDECANDPTLCENGHCINTPGGYECDCDVGFTKSNDGRSCLDMDECATFHNVCVFGRCVNTYGMFKCLCDKGYQSDSVDDLMPGFNCTDVDECKSPQSCQYGECVNTQGSYICRCPPNYDLVSEGTACYDSRKAQCYGKVDLRSGTERCRDGDELSEDGTMAACCCSVGAAWGNYCDLCPEPGSEAYRQLCPGGPGYQPVLEPPSYVVTLADIDECAQHPALCEHGTCTNTFGSFVCTCGDGWQLTEDEQRCVDIDECATPNICGPGICRNMAGSYVCLCPEGYVAMPNNKECVDVRQRQCYLDWDEDRERCSNPIGVPQTKLVCCCSVGKAWGAPCDACPEPSSQEHMALCGTKPGLYYNPVTNETKPINECDIMPQLCKPGRCHDTMSGFECGCDRGYTHDNTSHLCRDVDECVTGSARCRGLAQCVNVPGAYECRCPPGYRLSPSLDECEDINECDDSKLCEHGECRNTVGSYKCECKPGYTLRDNACRDVDECARPRPMCRNGTCENLPGTYMCHCDEGFKPGANNDCIDINECREGGMVCRNGRCRNTVGSFRCECAPGYVLTADGRHCRDVDECTEESHPCGREGSPSCTNTIGSYDCSCGKGWRLINKHCVDRDECKELPYVCAGGECRNFAGGYVCDCPSGWRFDKNLAVCVDERKELCYDEWESGRCHKARPLDLGRPECCCSEGAAWGRYCERCPSPDSAEFLRICQGGMGRPNLTQDLDECTVRPDVCKGGRCVNTDGSFRCECPDGYVLDESGLECVDADECASDPRICGNGTCSNTPGGYDCTCNFGFTEGPDHTCVDVDECAEGALCSFRCHNTPGSFRCTCPYGYSVAPDGIHCKDIDECASEENKPCRHACENVVGSYVCKCPEGYKRTSAPHDAPDACEDIDECAEDKHLCEPGVCVNTDGGYECDCDEGYERSDDGMDCIDRRTGMCHRSLVSGRCVPEPWPRSHSSTPASPTHVTKAQCCCTLGVAWGPECEICPAPGTTERMELCTAKNLDLDHGGEGGGAGMGGGGIGGGGVIAGGGTGGGMGGFNDIDECAAMPDLCAPGRCVNTIGSFRCVCSRGYKSSGDVCADVDECAARPSPCEHLCKNTEGSYECLCRTGYELDEDGADCRDVDECERNTHTCQQICTNTRGSYECSCEEGYEKKGDACIDIDECQEEGICPTPGKCVNLLGSYRCVCPRGFRLDLTGTRCMDRDECEEGKCQSPCRNYAGKYRCECPQGMVRAANGVCQPQDACAGGPCGASPCFPLGGAYRCGCPGGYGWDAGHGVCLQLGGGCASASCLFGCTPMGDGYQCGCPTGYALVGAGHCLSALDGALPPGDIGDAPVFPVRDQYKIGGDTDLVSNEGCFSCKVNGRRRRAPEEGIVYANGTTIVRRQRRRSRRRRSLLEPEAELIVVTATPRQTWGKVPLLRLVPAEGGPRPHYRIAYGDDNKDFTLSKRDGTWALRLRRHLKSQAVLEKQLELEARFVQPPTLRRRRRNVNIEVPAPLRLYVSVKIAPKKH, encoded by the exons atGCCCGAACGCGCGGTGGGTGTCGTCGCATCTGTATGAATGGTGGGACTTGCACCAACGGAACCTGCGCCTGCGCACCTGGCTGGAGCGGGGAGTTCTGTACTGAAC CAATCTGTCGCGAGCCATGCCTCCACGGCGGACGGTGTATCGCTCCGGACCGCTGCGTCTGCTTCCACGGTCTGTCTGGTACCCGCTGCGAAATCGATCGACGAACTG GACCATGTTACACCGACACGCGAGGAGCTCTTTGCACCGGTGCTTTAGAAGGAGTGATGTGTACTAAAGGGCTTTGTTGTGCGACCGTGGGCGTTGCTTGGGGCCATCCGTGCGAACGATGTGGGGAGCTGGACTGCCCTGTGGGACATATAAGGAATCTGGCTACCAAGGAGTGTCAG GATATCGACGAATGCGCCGCCGTGCCCGGTCTGTGTTCAGGAGGCCGGTGCGTCAACTCCATCGGCTCCTTCTCCTGCGAGTGTCCCCCTGGACAGAGGAGACATCACATCTCTAATAACTGCGAAGATGTCGACGAGTGTGAGGATCCCGACATTTGTCCG AATGGAAAATGTGTGAACACTGATGGTGATTATTACTGCCACTGTGATCCACATTTTATTCCGAGTCCAGATAAGAAATTCTGTATTG ATGGCAGAGTCCGCACGTGCTACTCATACCTCAGCGAGACCGGCGAGTGTGCCGACGCCCTGACGATGCCGCTCTCCAACCGCGACTGCTGCTGCGGATACAACATGGGCCGAGCCTGGGGAGACATGTGCACTCCTTGCCCTCCCAGAGGGTCCA CTGAATGGTCACATTTGTGCGGCGGCGGCATCATTCCTAATATTTGGAAGCGCAATCAAACCAACGGTGGCGGTGGAGGTGGAACTGGCGGTGGTGGTTTAGACTACGACGATTTGACTGGAGGGGAGCAGCCGCCACCGAAATTGGCTAAAATCAACGAGTGTATGTTGAGAAGTGGAATTTGTAACCTTGGAGACTGTGTCGATAAAGATATTGG ataCGAATGCAACTGCTGGCCTGGCGCTGAGAAGACAGAGAATGATGGCAACCCGAGCTGTATCGACATTGACGAGTGCGCACTCGAATATTGCAAAGGTGGACATTGTGTTAACACGCCCGGCTCTTTCGAATGCAA ATGCCCACCTGGATACGACCCCGTGGAAGGAGGTCAACGTTGCAGCGACCAAAACGAATGCGAGATGACCCACGGAGGCATGTGCACCAACGGCGAATGTAAAAGTTATGGTAACAG ATACGAATGCGTGTGTAACCCTGGCTTCGAGTCCACTCACACCGGCAACGCGTGTCAGGACGTGGATGAGTGTCGCGACAACCCCAATGTGTGTCGACACGGTCACTGCAGGAATACGCCAGGTTCTTACGAATGTCAGTGCGATGTGGGATTCGAGACTACCGCTGGAGGATACTGTGTGGATATCGACGAGTGTTCAGATAGAAGCTTGTGCAag GGCGGTCGTTGCGTAAACAACGAAGGTTCGTTCCAATGCGTGTGCGAAGCGGGCTACCGGCCGACGCCCGAGCGCGGCGCGTGCGTCGACGTGGACGAGTGCGCCGAGCACCCCGACCTCTGCAGGAACGGCCGCTGCCACAACACGCCCGGCTCCTTCAAGTGCGAGTGCAGCGCGGGCTTCACGCTTAGTAATGATGGCAGGACTTGTCTTG ATGAGATTCAAGATTTGTGCTACGAAAAATATGAAGATGGTCATTGTTCTGGACCTGGTTCTACCCCAGTTACGAGATCTCAATGTTGCTGTAGCTCTAGTAAAG gCCTCCATTTAGGTTGGGGAGTTTCATGCAAAGAGTGTCCAAGACACGGAACCAAAGAATACGAAGTCCTATGTCCATCTGGTCCCAGCAAAGACAACGGTGGGGCAGACATCAATGAATGTACTATGATCCCCGGCATTTGCCAACATGGAACTTGCGAGAACCTCGAACCCGGGTACAAATGTATCTGCGACCCTGGTTACCATTCCGATGGAGACAATATTTGTAGGGATATCGATGAGTGCGACATGTATCAGTCG CACTGCACGGGCGGCCAGTGCCGCAACACGATGGGCAGCTTCACGTGCGTCTGTCCGCCCGGCACCAGGTTCGAGCCCGACGAACAGATCTGCCGAGACATAGACGAGTGTGAGG AGCTGACCAACCCCTGCGACAACGGACGTTGTATCAACACTCATGGAAGTTATGAATGCGAGTGTGAACATGGATTCGTATTGGACGCGACGGCGCAACACTGTCTtg ACAATCGTCGCGGGTCCTGTTGGCGTCGAGTGGTGGATGGTCAGTGTGAGGCGGCGTCTCCGCTGCCGCTGCTGCGCCAGGAGTGCTGCTGCAGCGTGGGGCTGGCGTGGGGGTCGCCCTGCGAGACCTGCGAGCCTGAGCACTGCCCGTGCGAGAAGGGATTCGCTAAG TTTGATGGAGCAACCTGCCGCGATGTGGACGAATGCAAGCTGGACCCCGACCTCTGTATCGGCGGGAAGTGTGTCAACACTGACGGCTCCTACCACTGCGAGTGCCCACATGGACTGACCCTTGATTCTACTG GTAACCGCTGCATGGACACACGAGTTGAGTACTGCTACACAGATTACATCGGCGGTCGCTGTGTGAACCCTCTCAGAGAAGTACACAAGACTGTCTGCTGCTGTTCAGCGCTGGGCAAAGCCTGGGGAGATAGCCGCTGTGAACCTTGTCCTAAGAAAG GAACGGACTCGTATCGAAATCTATGCATGAACACAGACACCGTGCTAGGTCCGTCAGGTCCTGGCGACAGCAGACCCTACGGCAAGAACGACAACATGACAGACCTCTTTAAAGACCTGGAGTTCCCTCCGACGTCTATTGATGGGTATCCTCACAGACCAGGAGGTGGAAATATGAATGACAG cttttGGAATTCAGTGGACGGCAACTTCATACCAGGTCACGTGGATGTGAACGAGTGCTCAGCTTTCCCTGGTCTTTGTGGTCACGGCCGCTGCAGGAACCTAATGGGATCATTCACATGTGATTGTTATAGAGGATACGAAAAG GGACCCAAAAACCACTCGTGCGTGGACGTGAACGAGTGCGAAATAATCGATGACGTGTGCGGCTCGGGCGAGTGTCGCAACACGGAGGGCAGCTTCACGTGCCACTGCCACCCCGGACACAAGTCCAGCGAGCTCTCCAAAGTCTGTGTCG ACATCGACGAATGTGAAGAAACCCCAAGCCTGTGTCGCGGCGGCCGCTGTGTCAACACTCCCGGGTCCTTCCGCTGTGAATGTGGAGCTGGCATGGAGCTGGCGCCTGACAGGCTCTCTTGCAAGGATGTGGACGAGTGCTCTATTACAAGTG GTATTTGCAGCAACGGCGCCTGTGAGAACCTGATGGGCACGTACCAATGCGTGTGCGACGAAGGTTACGCGCAGTCCACGGTGAAGTCCCACTGTGAGGACATCGACGAGTGTTCCGAGGACTCCACCAGATGCCAGCACGAGTGCATCAACACACCTGGATCTTATCACTGCACTTGCAG AGACGGCTGGCACTTGCGCGCGGACGGGCGCACGTGCCGCGACGTGGACGAGTGCGCGGGCGGCGCGCGCGTGTGCGGCGGCGGCGAGTGCCGCAACACGCCCGGCTCGTACCGCTGCACGTGCGGCGACGGGCTGCTGCCCTCCGACGGCGGCAAGCCTACGTGCCAGGACGTCGACGAGTGTGCCGAT ATACCGGACTTGTGCGGCGCCGGGGAGTGCCACAACACGATTGGTAGCTTCGTGTGCATGTGCCCGGACGGGTACAGCGTGAAGCCGGAGCAGGGCCCCGCGTGCACGGATGACGACGAGTGCGAACTGGGCACCTGCGACTGCCATCCTGCTGCTGACTGCATCAACTTACCT GGGTCGTTCCAATGCCGCTGCAGAGACGGCTGGCGCGGCGACGGCTCCGAGTGTGAGGACGTGGACGAATGTCTGACCAATAATGGCGGGTGTCACCCGAGGGCGACCTGTAGGAACACTGATGGATCTTTCATGTGTCTATGCGACACAGGATATAAGGGAGACGG CTACTCGTGTGTTGACATCGACGAATGCGCCAACGATCCTACTTTGTGTGAGAACGGCCACTGCATCAACACGCCCGGCGGGTACGAGTGTGACTGTGATGTAGGCTTCACCAAGTCTAACGATGGACGCTCTTGTCTCG ATATGGACGAGTGTGCGACGTTCCACAACGTGTGTGTGTTCGGTCGCTGCGTCAACACTTACGGCATGTTCAAGTGTCTCTGCGACAAGGGTTACCAATCTGACAGCGTTGATGATT TAATGCCGGGCTTCAACTGCACGGACGTGGATGAGTGCAAGTCGCCGCAGTCTTGCCAGTACGGGGAGTGCGTCAACACTCAGGGTTCCTACATCTGCCGCTGTCCGCCCAACTACGATCTGGTCTCTGAGGGCACTGCTTGCTATG ACTCCAGGAAAGCTCAATGCTACGGCAAAGTGGATTTGAGGTCGGGCACGGAGAGGTGTCGAGATGGAGACGAGCTCTCTGAAGACGGTACAATGGCTGCTTGCTGCTGTTCTGTTG GTGCTGCATGGGGTAACTACTGCGATCTTTGTCCCGAGCCTGGATCTGAAGCATACAGACAGCTCTGCCCTGGAGGACCTGGATACCAACCTGTTTTGGAACCG ccATCATACGTAGTAACCCTGGCGGATATCGATGAATGCGCCCAACACCCAGCTCTCTGCGAACATGGAACTTGCACAAATACTTTCGGCTCCTTCGTTTGTACTTGTGGTGATGGTTGGCAACTCACTGAAGATGAACAACGATGTGTGGACATTGACGAATGCGCTACTCCTAACATATGTGGCCCTGGTATCTGCAGGAACATGGCCGGGTCGTACGTCTGTTTATGCCCTGAAGGATATGTGGCTATGCCTAACAATA AGGAATGCGTGGATGTACGGCAACGGCAATGCTATCTCGACTGGGACGAAGACAGAGAGCGTTGTTCCAACCCAATTGGAGTTCCGCAAACCAAGCTGGTCTGCTGTTGTTCTGTTGGCAAAGCTTGGGGAGCTCCCTGTGACGCTTGTCCAGAACCATCTTCTCAGGAACACATGGCTCTGTGCGGAACTAAACCtggattatattataatccGGTCACAAATGAGACGAAACCGATCAATGAGTGCGATATTATGCCGCAGTTGTGCAAGCCGGGAAGATGCCATGACACGATGAGTGGATTTGAATGTGGTTGCGACCGAGG CTACACCCACGACAATACCTCCCATCTTTGCCGTGACGTTGACGAGTGCGTGACGGGCTCAGCTCGTTGTCGCGGTCTGGCCCAATGTGTCAACGTACCTGGAGCTTACGAGTGCCGTTGTCCTCCTGGATACCGATTGAGTCCATCCCTGGATGAGTGTGAAGATATCAATGAATGTGATGACTCCAAACTATGTGAACACGGGGAGTGCAGGAATACCGTCGGATCTTATAA ATGCGAATGCAAGCCAGGGTACACGCTCCGCGACAACGCTTGTCGAGACGTGGACGAGTGCGCCCGACCGCGCCCGATGTGCCGCAACGGAACTTGTGAGAATCTACCGGGGACTTACATGTGCCACTGCGATGAAGGATTCAAGCCTGGAGCGAACAATGATTGTATTG ATATAAATGAGTGTCGCGAAGGCGGAATGGTTTGCCGCAACGGTCGCTGCCGCAACACAGTGGGATCGTTCCGATGTGAATGCGCTCCTGGATACGTGCTCACTGCGGATGGAAGACACTGCAGAGACGTCGACGAGTGTACAGAGGAATCTCATCCTTGTGGAAGGGAGGGATCTCCATCTTGTACTAATACTATTGGATC CTATGACTGCTCCTGCGGCAAAGGCTGGCGACTGATCAACAAGCACTGTGTGGACCGCGATGAGTGCAAGGAGCTGCCGTACGTGTGCGCGGGCGGGGAGTGCCGAAACTTCGCCGGCGG ATACGTTTGTGACTGTCCATCGGGTTGGCGATTTGACAAGAACCTGGCGGTTTGTGTGGACGAGCGCAAGGAACTCTGCTACGACGAGTGGGAGTCCGGTCGCTGTCACAAGGCCAGGCCGCTGGACTTGGGACGCCCCGAATGCTGTTGTTCAGAAg GTGCTGCGTGGGGCAGGTATTGTGAGCGCTGCCCGTCTCCAGACTCTGCAGAGTTCCTCCGCATCTGCCAAGGTGGAATGGGAAGACCTAATCTTACAcag GATCTGGACGAATGCACAGTCCGCCCCGATGTCTGCAAGGGCGGTCGTTGCGTCAACACCGATGGCTCCTTCCGCTGCGAATGTCCTGACGGCTACGTCCTGGACGAGTCTGGTCTCGAATGTGTTGACGCTGACGAGTGTGCCTCAGACCCCAGAATTTGTGGCAATGGAACGTGTTCCAACACTCCTGGAGGATACGATTGTACTTGCAACTTTGGATTCACTGAGGGACCTGatcat acCTGTGTGGATGTAGACGAATGCGCAGAAGGCGCCCTCTGTTCCTTCCGTTGCCACAACACACCCGGTTCATTCCGCTGCACTTGTCCTTACGGCTACTCCGTGGCTCCCGACGGTATCCACTGCAAAGATATCGACGAGTGCGCCTCGGAAGAAAATAAACCGTGTCGACATGCTTGCGAGAATGTGGTTGGATCTTATGTCTGCAAGTGTCCTGAAG GTTACAAACGAACGTCAGCCCCACACGATGCCCCCGACGCGTGTGAAGACATCGACGAATGCGCTGAAGACAAACATTTGTGCGAACCCGGAGTCTGTGTCAACACTGATGGCGGCTACGAGTGTGACTGCGATGAAGGATACGAGCGCAGCGATGATGGCATGGATTGTATTG ACCGACGGACGGGAATGTGCCACCGCAGCCTGGTGTCCGGGCGCTGCGTGCCGGAGCCTTGGCCGCGCTCCCACTCCTCCACCCCGGCCTCGCCCACACACGTCACCAA GGCTCAATGTTGCTGTACTCTTGGAGTAGCATGGGGACCAGAATGTGAGATCTGTCCAGCTCCAGGCACAACTGAAAGAATGGAACTCTGCACTGCTAAAAACCTGGATCTAGACCACGGCGGTGAGGGCGGTGGTGCTGGTATGGGAGGAGGTGGCATCGGAGGAGGAGGGGTCATCGCAGGAGGCGGTACTGGAGGAGGCATGGGCGGCTTCAATGACATTGACGAGTGCGCCGCTATGCCTGATCTTTGTGCACCTGGACGCTGCGTTAATACTATTGGCAG TTTCCGCTGCGTCTGCTCCCGCGGCTACAAATCCTCCGGCGACGTCTGTGCAGACGTCGACGAGTGCGCGGCCAGGCCTTCGCCCTGCGAACATCTCTGCAAGAACACCGAGGGCTCCTACGAGTGTCTCTGTCGAACTGGCTACGAGCTTGATGAAGACGGCGCTGACTGCAGGGACGTTGATGAGTGTGAACGCAACACGCATACATGCCAGCAGATTTGCACCAATACGAGAGGGTCTTATGAGTGTTCCTGCGAGGAGGGGTATGAGAAGAAGGGAGATGCTTGTATAG ATATCGATGAATGCCAAGAGGAAGGCATATGCCCGACCCCTGGTAAATGCGTCAACCTCCTCGGCTCTTACCGCTGTGTGTGTCCGAGAGGGTTCCGCCTAGATTTGACCGGCACCAGGTGTATGGACAGAGACGAGTGTGAAGAAGGAAAATGTCAGTCACCGTGCAGGAACTATGCTGGGAAATATAGATGTGAATGTCCCCAAG GAATGGTCCGTGCAGCGAACGGGGTGTGCCAGCCGCAGGACGCGTGCGCGGGCGGCCCGTGCGGGGCGTCGCCGTGCTTCCCGCTCGGCGGCGCGTACCGCTGCGGCTGTCCCGGCGGCTACGGCTGGGACGCGGGACACGGCGTCTGCTTGCAG ttGGGTGGTGGCTGCGCCTCAGCAAGTTGTTTGTTCGGCTGTACGCCCATGGGTGACGGCTACCAATGCGGATGTCCGACCGGGTACGCTCTAGTAGGAGCTGGCCACTGTCTCAGTGCCCTGGACGGCGCGTTACCTCCTGGAGACATTGGAGACGCCCCGGTCTTCCCTGTCAGAGACCAGTACAAGATCGGTGGAGACACTGACCTAGTTTCTAACGAAGGATGCTTCAGTTGCAAG GTGAATGGTAGAAGAAGAAGAGCTCCAGAAGAAGGTATCGTGTACGCCAATGGAACCACAATCGTCAGAAGACAAAGGAGACGAAGCAGAC GTCGTCGCTCCCTCCTAGAGCCAGAAGCCGAGTTGATAGTAGTGACCGCGACACCGAGACAGACCTGGGGCAAGGTGCCGCTGCTGCGGTTGGTCCCGGCCGAGGGCGGGCCCCGGCCACACTACAGGATCGCCTACGGAGACGACAACAAGGACTTCACGCTCTCGAAGAGAGACGGCACATGGGCACTGAGGCTGAGGAGGCACCTCAAGTCACAG GCTGTCCTCGAAAAGCAACTGGAGCTGGAAGCGCGGTTTGTGCAGCCGCCAACTCTGAGGAGACGCAGAAGGAACGTTAACATTGAGGTTCCCGCTCCTCTCCGGCTATACGTCTCTGTGAAGATCGCGCCCAAGAAACACTAG